DNA from Streptomyces sp. NBC_01260:
AAATAACAAGCTCAGGGGCCGAAGAACCCGGCACTGTGGCCTCGGGCGAGTTCGCATAATGCGAGGTCGGTCATCTGCGCCCCTGCTCGTGGGTGCTATGGCCTGGCTGAGATGCGCCGGAGCTCGAGGGCACTACGGTCGGATGGACTGAACCGATGGGCGGTTCGCCGTGCCGGGCAAGCCCTGCTGATTCGGAGTGCGTTTCGTGATCCCCCTTTCGCTCGAAGCCGTCGCGACCGCCGTCGGCGGTCGCCTGTGCGACGTGCCGGACCCGTCCGTGCTGATGACCGCGTCCGCCGTCGTCGACTCGCGCACGGTCGAGCCCGGTGGTCTGTTCGCTGCGCTTCCCGGTGAGCACACCGACGGGCACGCCTTCGCCGCGAACGCCGTGAAAGCCGGTGCGGTGGAGGT
Protein-coding regions in this window:
- a CDS encoding Mur ligase domain-containing protein, whose protein sequence is MIPLSLEAVATAVGGRLCDVPDPSVLMTASAVVDSRTVEPGGLFAALPGEHTDGHAFAANAVKAGAVEVLAARPVGVPAVVVDDVLDALGALARTVRRRCSD